A single Garra rufa chromosome 9, GarRuf1.0, whole genome shotgun sequence DNA region contains:
- the cndp1 gene encoding beta-Ala-His dipeptidase, translating to MNCISLVCLLLCTGVSSFRFEELTQYVNSHEEEFIKTLRQWIAVESDSSDVTKRSDLHRMMDMTAEKLRLIGGSVEMVDVGMQSLPNGSSIALPKVVTAEFGSDPSKRTVCVYGHVDVQPAKKEDGWATEPYELTDIDGNLYGRGASDNKAPVLAWIHTVEVYKALNIDLPVNVKFIIEGMEETGSNGLDDMIVAQKDTFFSDVDYIIISDCVWLSKRPALTYGTRGNCYFFAEVTDYLHSVFAKRNSPNKLNVTMVIGAKPWLADPKHPLYEAGKAAVKRVFDVEPDLIREGGTIPIARSFQDVTGKSIIMLPIGGFDDGLHSQNEKISRYNYIEGTKLFIAYLHEVSQIKKY from the exons ATGAACTGCATAAGTTTAGTCTGTCTTCTTCTGTGCACGGGAGTGTCTTCCTTCAGATTTGAGGAGTTGACGCAATACGTGAACAGCCATGAAGAGGAATTTATCAAG ACTCTGAGACAGTGGATTGCTGTGGAGAGCGACTCCAGCGATGTTACGAAGAGATCCGACTTACACAGAATGATGGACATGACAGCAGAGAAACTGAGGCTCATTGGAGGAAGCGTGGAAATGGTGGATGTCGGGATGCAGTCG CTGCCCAATGGAAGCAGCATTGCTCTGCCCAAAGTGGTCACAGCTGAGTTCGGCAGTGATCCCAGTAAACGCACCGTCTGTGTCTACGGTCATGTGGACGTCCAGCCTGCCAAGAAAGAGGACGGATGGGCAACAGAACCTTACGAGCTCACAGATATCGATG GAAATCTCTACGGAAGAGGAGCATCTGACAATAAAGCGCCGGTGTTGGCCTGGATCCATACGGTGGAGGTCTACAAAGCTCTGAACATC GATCTGCCGGTGAACGTTAAATTCATCATTGAGGGAATGGAGGAGACCGGCTCTAACGGCCTGGATGACATGATTGTGGCTCAGAAAGACACGTTCTTCTCAGACGTGGATTATATCATCATCTCGGACTGCGTCTGGCTCAGCAAACGACCGGCGCTGACGTACGGAACCAGAGGAAACTGTTACTTCTTTGCTGAG GTGACGGATTATTTGCACTCGGTGTTTGCAAAGCGCAACAGTCCCAATAAACTCAACGTGACGATGGTCATCGGAGCCAAACCATGGCTGGCCGATCCCAAACATCCGCTGTATGAAGCTGGAAAAGCAGCGGTCAAGAGAG TGTTTGACGTGGAGCCGGACCTGATCCGCGAAGGAGGCACGATTCCCATCGCCAGAAGCTTCCAGGACGTGACAGGAAAGAGCATCATCATGCTGCCCATCGGAGGCTTCGACGACGGCCTGCATTCGCAGAACGAGAAGATCAGCAG ATATAACTACATCGAAGGAACCAAACTGTTCATCGCCTACCTGCACGAAGTGTCTCAGATCAAGAAGTACTGA